The Cellulomonas fulva genome includes a window with the following:
- a CDS encoding DNA polymerase Y family protein, with amino-acid sequence MSTRTTVLWVPDWPVVAAAAALEVPAHLPAAVLVGQHVAAVNALARLEGVRRGMRRRQAQGCCPELVLLPGDDARDARAFEPVAVAAETVVAGLEVVRPGLLLLPAGGASRYHGSEDALAERLVEAVALGTGHECAVGTADGLLAAVVAARTGAPVPPGGSAAFLAGRPMTELSFAAVTDETARQVDELVSLLHRLGLRVLGQLAALPATDVHARFGRLGGWAHLLARGEDERPPARRRPEADLEVSAELDPPVDRVDTATFAGRRLAEDLHAMLVEHGLTCGRLEIAARTDEGVDLVRAWRTDLGGWGGLSPARITDRIRWQLEGWLTATAVTTARARRLDSRTGRRAASSGRAPDGSSRGMGSAGSSDPVLDDHLELPPDEDDRPVTLVRLAVTALDVAPAGAEQGRLWGGPSGGDLRAHRALDRVQGIVGGSGLLAVALQGGRDVREQVLLRPWGEQGGGEQGGSPRPVDRPWPGRLPHPAPATVLPEPEPVQVLDGTGVAVALDARAGLSAAPAWVSWGQGRRTRVAGWAGPWLLTGRWWGAGTPGGQELRGHVQVTFDDEPAALLVAAPPSGAQHPAATAWTCEARYD; translated from the coding sequence CGTGCGCCGCGGCATGCGCCGACGCCAGGCGCAGGGCTGCTGCCCGGAGCTCGTGCTGCTGCCGGGGGACGACGCCCGCGACGCCCGGGCGTTCGAGCCCGTCGCGGTCGCCGCCGAGACGGTGGTGGCCGGCCTCGAGGTGGTCCGGCCCGGGCTGCTCCTGCTGCCCGCGGGCGGAGCGAGCCGCTACCACGGGTCGGAGGACGCGCTGGCGGAGCGCCTGGTCGAGGCCGTGGCGCTGGGGACGGGTCACGAGTGCGCGGTCGGGACGGCGGACGGGCTGCTGGCCGCGGTGGTCGCCGCACGCACGGGTGCCCCCGTGCCGCCGGGCGGCTCCGCGGCGTTCCTCGCGGGACGCCCGATGACCGAGCTGTCCTTCGCCGCGGTGACCGACGAGACCGCGCGCCAGGTCGACGAGCTGGTCAGCCTGCTGCACCGGCTGGGGCTGCGCGTGCTGGGGCAGCTGGCCGCTCTGCCCGCGACGGACGTGCACGCGCGGTTCGGCCGGCTGGGCGGCTGGGCGCACCTGCTGGCACGCGGCGAGGACGAGCGCCCGCCCGCTCGTCGTCGCCCGGAAGCCGACCTCGAGGTGAGCGCCGAGCTCGATCCGCCGGTCGACCGCGTCGACACCGCGACGTTCGCCGGACGCCGGCTGGCCGAGGACCTGCACGCCATGCTCGTGGAGCACGGGCTGACGTGCGGGCGTCTCGAGATCGCGGCACGCACCGACGAGGGGGTGGACCTGGTCCGCGCGTGGCGGACCGACCTGGGCGGGTGGGGCGGCCTGTCGCCCGCCCGCATCACCGACCGGATCCGCTGGCAGCTCGAGGGCTGGCTCACCGCCACGGCCGTGACCACGGCCCGGGCGCGGCGGCTGGACTCGCGCACCGGTCGCCGTGCGGCGTCGTCGGGCCGAGCGCCGGACGGCTCGTCGCGGGGCATGGGCTCCGCCGGCTCGTCGGACCCGGTCCTCGACGACCACCTCGAGCTCCCGCCCGACGAGGACGACCGGCCGGTCACGCTGGTCCGGCTCGCGGTCACGGCGCTCGACGTCGCGCCTGCGGGAGCGGAGCAGGGCCGGCTCTGGGGCGGCCCGTCCGGCGGCGACCTGCGGGCGCACCGGGCGCTGGACCGCGTGCAGGGCATCGTCGGCGGGTCCGGGCTGCTCGCGGTGGCGCTGCAGGGCGGGCGGGACGTGCGCGAGCAGGTGCTCCTGCGGCCGTGGGGGGAGCAGGGCGGGGGAGAGCAGGGTGGGTCGCCGCGCCCCGTCGACCGACCGTGGCCGGGCCGGCTGCCGCACCCCGCGCCGGCGACCGTGCTGCCCGAGCCGGAGCCCGTGCAGGTGCTGGACGGCACCGGGGTCGCGGTGGCCCTCGATGCCCGGGCCGGCCTCAGCGCCGCACCGGCGTGGGTGTCCTGGGGGCAGGGGCGCCGGACGCGGGTCGCGGGGTGGGCCGGCCCGTGGCTGCTCACCGGCCGGTGGTGGGGAGCGGGCACCCCGGGGGGCCAGGAGCTGCGCGGGCACGTCCAGGTGACGTTCGACGACGAGCCCGCGGCGCTCCTCGTGGCCGCTCCGCCCTCGGGCGCGCAGCATCCCGCCGCGACCGCATGGACCTGCGAGGCGCGCTATGACTGA